In Elaeis guineensis isolate ETL-2024a chromosome 1, EG11, whole genome shotgun sequence, a genomic segment contains:
- the LOC105037940 gene encoding subtilisin-like protease SBT3.9, with protein MMKTPSIRIVFLLPAFVFFLLVSVLMAEEPTKIPDQAAGEVPEEVGGDAAVHIVYVDRPETEEAEAFHIRTLASVVGSEEKAKDAVIYHYTHAASGFSAKLTPKQVEELSKQPGVLQVVPSQTYTLFGPGGTRGAARTMGIL; from the exons ATGATGAAAACTCCGTCGATCCGCATCGTCTTCTTGCTTCCCGCATTCGTCTTCTTTCTGTTGGTCTCGGTTTTGATGGCGGAGGAACCCACGAAGATCCCCGACCAGGCCGCCGGCGAGGTCCCGGAGGAGGTGGGCGGCGATGCCGCTGTCCATATCGTCTACGTTGACCGACCGGAGACCGAGGAGGCCGAGGCCTTCCACATTCGGACTCTCGCTTCGGTCGTCGGCAG TGAGGAGAAGGCGAAGGATGCGGTGATCTACCATTACACGCACGCTGCCAGCGGGTTCTCCGCCAAGCTCACTCCGAAGCAAGTCGAGGAATTGTCGA AGCAACCGGGAGTTCTTCAGGTTGTTCCTAGTCAGACCTATACTCTCTTTGGACCTGGGGGAACACGAGGCGCCGCCCGCACCATGGGCATCCTGTGA